One window from the genome of Vidua chalybeata isolate OUT-0048 chromosome 3, bVidCha1 merged haplotype, whole genome shotgun sequence encodes:
- the MEA1 gene encoding male-enhanced antigen 1, translated as MAPAARAGGTARRARGPLQDYNTHSAPRPRRFRAAAAAPPRRRARCMAVVRSMGPERVCPREPGPPEGPDGAAGWSGDEEEEEEEEEEGGGYLYQPLSQEPEQGLGDAGPGLQERLQMLRLHLPDPPVDSEEENEEEAAEGATAQSSHSSIPMDAEHVELVKRTMASVKLPTLGIPAWASQISEEQWKDVVQRTLQARQSLGGPRPQWN; from the exons ATGGCACCGGCGGCGCGTGCCGGCGGCaccgcccgccgcgcccgcggCCCGCTTCAGGACTACAACACCCACAGtgccccgcggccgcggcggttccgggcggcggcggcggcacctCCTCGGCGCCGCGCCCGGTGTATGGCGGTGGTGCGGAGCATGGGCCCCGAGCGCGTCTGTCCCCGGGAGCCAGGGCCGCCGGAGGGCCCTGACGGCGCGGCGGGATGGAGCGGcgatgaggaggaagaggaggaggaagaggaggagggcgGCGGGTACTTGTATCAGCCGCTGAGCCAGGAACCGGAGCAGGGCCTCGGCGATGCGGGCCCCGGCCTGCAGGAGCGGCTGCAG ATGCTGAGGCTGCACCTGCCCGACCCGCCGGTGGACAGCGAGGAGGAGAATGAGGAGGAGGCAGCCGAAGGCGCCACggctcagagcagccacagctccatccccatGGATGCAG AGCATGTGGAACTGGTGAAGAGGACGATGGCCAGCGTGAAGctgcccaccctgggcatccctgccTGGGCCAGCCAGATCTCGGAGGAGCAGTGGAAGGACGTGGTGCAGCGCACGCTGCAGGCCCGGCAGAGCCTCGGTGGCCCCCGGCCTCAGTGGAATtga
- the PPP2R5D gene encoding serine/threonine-protein phosphatase 2A 56 kDa regulatory subunit delta isoform isoform X1: protein MTLTATSFFQKRRHPTCRALLLHIRSLMEGFRASHFCSGERLPAPKGAGGSSAQESPKSTKSTTKPGSSSSSSSSSSSSGKDGGAENSEEAQQPQQQPQQPQQQPQQQPTSNKRPSNSAPPPTQLNKIKYSGGPQIVKKERRHSSSRFNLSKNRELQKLPALKDAPPHEREELFIQKLRQCCVLFDFISDPLSDLKFKEVKRAGLNEMVEYITHNRDVVTEAIYPEAVIMFSVNLFRTLPPSSNPTGAEFDPEEDEPTLEAAWPHLQLVYEFFLRFLESPDFQPNVAKKYIDQKFVLSLLDLFDSEDPRERDFLKTILHRIYGKFLGLRAYVRRQINNIFYRFIYETEHHNGIAELLEILGSIINGFALPLKEEHKMFLIRVLLPLHKVKSLSVYHPQLAYCVVQFLEKDSSLTEPVIVGLLKFWPKTHSPKEVMFLNELEEILDVIEPSEFVKVMEPLFRQLAKCVSSPHFQVAERALYYWNNEYIMSLISDNAAKILPIMFPALYKNSKSHWNKTIHGLIYNALKLFMEMNQKLFDDCTQQYKAEKQKGRFRMKEREEMWQKIEELARLNPQYPMYYAPLPLPSVCCMETETPTAEDIQLLKKTVETEAVQMLKDIKKDKVLLRRKSELPQDVYTIKALEAHKRAEEFLTSSQEAL, encoded by the exons GAGTCTCCAAAGTCTACCAAAAGCACCACaaagcctggcagcagcagcagcagcagcagcagcagcagcagtagcgGGAAGGATGGTGGGGCAGAGAATTCAGAAGAG gcccagcagcctcagcagcagcctcagcagccacagcagcagccacaacAGCAGCCAACGTCAAATAAGCGGCCCAGTAACAGCGCTCCCCCTCCAACCCAGCTGAATAAAATCAAGTACTCAGGGGGACCCCAGATTGTGAAGAAGGAGCGCCGTCACAGCTCTTCCCGTTTCAATCTGAGCAAAAACCGGGAACTGCAGAAACTCCCAGCCCTCAAAG ATGCTCCTCCACATGAACGAGAAGAGCTTTTCATCCAGAAGCTGCGGCAGTGCTGTGTTCTTTTTGACTTCATCTCTGACCCTCTCAGTGACTTGAAGTTCAAGGAGGTGAAGCGAGCAGGTCTCAATGAGATGGTGGAATACATCACACACAACCGTGATGTTGTCACCGAGGCCATCTATCCTGAAGCTGTTATCATG TTTTCAGTGAACCTCTTCCGGACACTCCCACCATCGTCCAATCCCACAGGAGCAGAATTTGACCCTGAAGAAGATGAGCCTACATTAGAGGCTGCCTGGCCACACCTTCAG CTGGTGTATGAGTTCTTCCTCAGGTTCCTCGAGTCACCTGACTTTCAACCAAATGTAGCCAAGAAATACATTGACCAGAAGTTTGTGCTATCT ctgctggatCTCTTTGATAGTGAAGACCCCAGAGAACGAGACTTCCTAAAAACTATTCTGCACAGGATCTATGGGAAGTTCCTGGGTCTGAGAGCATATGTGAGGAGGCAGATcaataatatattttacag GTTCATCTATGAAACAGAGCACCACAATGGGATTGCAGAGCTACTGGAGATCCTGGGAAG CATAATCAATGGGTTTGCTTTGCCTCTGAAGGAAGAGCACAAGATGTTCCTCATCAGAGTCTTGTTACCACTGCACAAAGTGAAGTCTCTCAGTGTGTACCATCCACAG ctGGCATACTGTGTTGTACAGTTCTTGGAGAAAGACAGCAGCTTGACAGAGCCA GTGATTGTGGGCTTGCTGAAGTTCTGGCCGAAAACTCACAGTCCCAAAGAGGTGATGTTTTTAAATGAGCTGGAGGAGATCCTGGACGTGATCGAGCCATCTGAGTTTGTGAAAGTTATGGAGCCCTTGTTCAGGCAGTTGGCCAAATGTGTCTCCAGCCCACACTTCCAGGTAG CAGAGCGAGCACTGTACTATTGGAACAATGAATATATCATGAGCCTGATCAGCGATAATGCAGCCAAAATCCTCCCAATCATGTTTCCAGCACTCTACAAGAACTCCAAGAGTCACTGGAACAA GACAATTCACGGGCTCATCTACAATGCACTGAAGCTCTTCATGGAGATGAACCAAAAGCTTTTTGATGACTGCACACAGCAATACaaggcagagaagcagaa GGGAAGGTTCAGGATGAAGGAACGAGAAGAAATGTGGCAGAAGATAGAGGAGTTGGCTCGACTGAACCCCCAG TACCCCATGTATTATGCACCTCTACCCTTGCCTTCTGTGTGCTGTATGGAAACGGAGACCCCGACTGCAGAGGATATACAGCTACTGAAGAAAACGGTGGAGACTGAGGCCGTGCAG ATGCTGAAAGACATTAAGAAGGACAAAGTTTTGCTGCGCCGGAAGTCTGAGCTTCCGCAGGACGTCTACACTATAAAAGCTTTGGAGGCCCACAAGAGAGCAGAAGAGTTTCTCACCTCAAGCCAGGAGGCTCTCTGA
- the PPP2R5D gene encoding serine/threonine-protein phosphatase 2A 56 kDa regulatory subunit delta isoform isoform X3: protein MPYKLKKEKESPKSTKSTTKPGSSSSSSSSSSSSGKDGGAENSEEAQQPQQQPQQPQQQPQQQPTSNKRPSNSAPPPTQLNKIKYSGGPQIVKKERRHSSSRFNLSKNRELQKLPALKDAPPHEREELFIQKLRQCCVLFDFISDPLSDLKFKEVKRAGLNEMVEYITHNRDVVTEAIYPEAVIMFSVNLFRTLPPSSNPTGAEFDPEEDEPTLEAAWPHLQLVYEFFLRFLESPDFQPNVAKKYIDQKFVLSLLDLFDSEDPRERDFLKTILHRIYGKFLGLRAYVRRQINNIFYRFIYETEHHNGIAELLEILGSIINGFALPLKEEHKMFLIRVLLPLHKVKSLSVYHPQLAYCVVQFLEKDSSLTEPVIVGLLKFWPKTHSPKEVMFLNELEEILDVIEPSEFVKVMEPLFRQLAKCVSSPHFQVAERALYYWNNEYIMSLISDNAAKILPIMFPALYKNSKSHWNKTIHGLIYNALKLFMEMNQKLFDDCTQQYKAEKQKGRFRMKEREEMWQKIEELARLNPQYPMYYAPLPLPSVCCMETETPTAEDIQLLKKTVETEAVQMLKDIKKDKVLLRRKSELPQDVYTIKALEAHKRAEEFLTSSQEAL from the exons ATGCCCTACAAGCTGAAGAAGGAGAAG GAGTCTCCAAAGTCTACCAAAAGCACCACaaagcctggcagcagcagcagcagcagcagcagcagcagcagtagcgGGAAGGATGGTGGGGCAGAGAATTCAGAAGAG gcccagcagcctcagcagcagcctcagcagccacagcagcagccacaacAGCAGCCAACGTCAAATAAGCGGCCCAGTAACAGCGCTCCCCCTCCAACCCAGCTGAATAAAATCAAGTACTCAGGGGGACCCCAGATTGTGAAGAAGGAGCGCCGTCACAGCTCTTCCCGTTTCAATCTGAGCAAAAACCGGGAACTGCAGAAACTCCCAGCCCTCAAAG ATGCTCCTCCACATGAACGAGAAGAGCTTTTCATCCAGAAGCTGCGGCAGTGCTGTGTTCTTTTTGACTTCATCTCTGACCCTCTCAGTGACTTGAAGTTCAAGGAGGTGAAGCGAGCAGGTCTCAATGAGATGGTGGAATACATCACACACAACCGTGATGTTGTCACCGAGGCCATCTATCCTGAAGCTGTTATCATG TTTTCAGTGAACCTCTTCCGGACACTCCCACCATCGTCCAATCCCACAGGAGCAGAATTTGACCCTGAAGAAGATGAGCCTACATTAGAGGCTGCCTGGCCACACCTTCAG CTGGTGTATGAGTTCTTCCTCAGGTTCCTCGAGTCACCTGACTTTCAACCAAATGTAGCCAAGAAATACATTGACCAGAAGTTTGTGCTATCT ctgctggatCTCTTTGATAGTGAAGACCCCAGAGAACGAGACTTCCTAAAAACTATTCTGCACAGGATCTATGGGAAGTTCCTGGGTCTGAGAGCATATGTGAGGAGGCAGATcaataatatattttacag GTTCATCTATGAAACAGAGCACCACAATGGGATTGCAGAGCTACTGGAGATCCTGGGAAG CATAATCAATGGGTTTGCTTTGCCTCTGAAGGAAGAGCACAAGATGTTCCTCATCAGAGTCTTGTTACCACTGCACAAAGTGAAGTCTCTCAGTGTGTACCATCCACAG ctGGCATACTGTGTTGTACAGTTCTTGGAGAAAGACAGCAGCTTGACAGAGCCA GTGATTGTGGGCTTGCTGAAGTTCTGGCCGAAAACTCACAGTCCCAAAGAGGTGATGTTTTTAAATGAGCTGGAGGAGATCCTGGACGTGATCGAGCCATCTGAGTTTGTGAAAGTTATGGAGCCCTTGTTCAGGCAGTTGGCCAAATGTGTCTCCAGCCCACACTTCCAGGTAG CAGAGCGAGCACTGTACTATTGGAACAATGAATATATCATGAGCCTGATCAGCGATAATGCAGCCAAAATCCTCCCAATCATGTTTCCAGCACTCTACAAGAACTCCAAGAGTCACTGGAACAA GACAATTCACGGGCTCATCTACAATGCACTGAAGCTCTTCATGGAGATGAACCAAAAGCTTTTTGATGACTGCACACAGCAATACaaggcagagaagcagaa GGGAAGGTTCAGGATGAAGGAACGAGAAGAAATGTGGCAGAAGATAGAGGAGTTGGCTCGACTGAACCCCCAG TACCCCATGTATTATGCACCTCTACCCTTGCCTTCTGTGTGCTGTATGGAAACGGAGACCCCGACTGCAGAGGATATACAGCTACTGAAGAAAACGGTGGAGACTGAGGCCGTGCAG ATGCTGAAAGACATTAAGAAGGACAAAGTTTTGCTGCGCCGGAAGTCTGAGCTTCCGCAGGACGTCTACACTATAAAAGCTTTGGAGGCCCACAAGAGAGCAGAAGAGTTTCTCACCTCAAGCCAGGAGGCTCTCTGA
- the PPP2R5D gene encoding serine/threonine-protein phosphatase 2A 56 kDa regulatory subunit delta isoform isoform X4, translating to MLPVGEESPKSTKSTTKPGSSSSSSSSSSSSGKDGGAENSEEAQQPQQQPQQPQQQPQQQPTSNKRPSNSAPPPTQLNKIKYSGGPQIVKKERRHSSSRFNLSKNRELQKLPALKDAPPHEREELFIQKLRQCCVLFDFISDPLSDLKFKEVKRAGLNEMVEYITHNRDVVTEAIYPEAVIMFSVNLFRTLPPSSNPTGAEFDPEEDEPTLEAAWPHLQLVYEFFLRFLESPDFQPNVAKKYIDQKFVLSLLDLFDSEDPRERDFLKTILHRIYGKFLGLRAYVRRQINNIFYRFIYETEHHNGIAELLEILGSIINGFALPLKEEHKMFLIRVLLPLHKVKSLSVYHPQLAYCVVQFLEKDSSLTEPVIVGLLKFWPKTHSPKEVMFLNELEEILDVIEPSEFVKVMEPLFRQLAKCVSSPHFQVAERALYYWNNEYIMSLISDNAAKILPIMFPALYKNSKSHWNKTIHGLIYNALKLFMEMNQKLFDDCTQQYKAEKQKGRFRMKEREEMWQKIEELARLNPQYPMYYAPLPLPSVCCMETETPTAEDIQLLKKTVETEAVQMLKDIKKDKVLLRRKSELPQDVYTIKALEAHKRAEEFLTSSQEAL from the exons ATGCTCCCGGTGGGGGAG GAGTCTCCAAAGTCTACCAAAAGCACCACaaagcctggcagcagcagcagcagcagcagcagcagcagcagtagcgGGAAGGATGGTGGGGCAGAGAATTCAGAAGAG gcccagcagcctcagcagcagcctcagcagccacagcagcagccacaacAGCAGCCAACGTCAAATAAGCGGCCCAGTAACAGCGCTCCCCCTCCAACCCAGCTGAATAAAATCAAGTACTCAGGGGGACCCCAGATTGTGAAGAAGGAGCGCCGTCACAGCTCTTCCCGTTTCAATCTGAGCAAAAACCGGGAACTGCAGAAACTCCCAGCCCTCAAAG ATGCTCCTCCACATGAACGAGAAGAGCTTTTCATCCAGAAGCTGCGGCAGTGCTGTGTTCTTTTTGACTTCATCTCTGACCCTCTCAGTGACTTGAAGTTCAAGGAGGTGAAGCGAGCAGGTCTCAATGAGATGGTGGAATACATCACACACAACCGTGATGTTGTCACCGAGGCCATCTATCCTGAAGCTGTTATCATG TTTTCAGTGAACCTCTTCCGGACACTCCCACCATCGTCCAATCCCACAGGAGCAGAATTTGACCCTGAAGAAGATGAGCCTACATTAGAGGCTGCCTGGCCACACCTTCAG CTGGTGTATGAGTTCTTCCTCAGGTTCCTCGAGTCACCTGACTTTCAACCAAATGTAGCCAAGAAATACATTGACCAGAAGTTTGTGCTATCT ctgctggatCTCTTTGATAGTGAAGACCCCAGAGAACGAGACTTCCTAAAAACTATTCTGCACAGGATCTATGGGAAGTTCCTGGGTCTGAGAGCATATGTGAGGAGGCAGATcaataatatattttacag GTTCATCTATGAAACAGAGCACCACAATGGGATTGCAGAGCTACTGGAGATCCTGGGAAG CATAATCAATGGGTTTGCTTTGCCTCTGAAGGAAGAGCACAAGATGTTCCTCATCAGAGTCTTGTTACCACTGCACAAAGTGAAGTCTCTCAGTGTGTACCATCCACAG ctGGCATACTGTGTTGTACAGTTCTTGGAGAAAGACAGCAGCTTGACAGAGCCA GTGATTGTGGGCTTGCTGAAGTTCTGGCCGAAAACTCACAGTCCCAAAGAGGTGATGTTTTTAAATGAGCTGGAGGAGATCCTGGACGTGATCGAGCCATCTGAGTTTGTGAAAGTTATGGAGCCCTTGTTCAGGCAGTTGGCCAAATGTGTCTCCAGCCCACACTTCCAGGTAG CAGAGCGAGCACTGTACTATTGGAACAATGAATATATCATGAGCCTGATCAGCGATAATGCAGCCAAAATCCTCCCAATCATGTTTCCAGCACTCTACAAGAACTCCAAGAGTCACTGGAACAA GACAATTCACGGGCTCATCTACAATGCACTGAAGCTCTTCATGGAGATGAACCAAAAGCTTTTTGATGACTGCACACAGCAATACaaggcagagaagcagaa GGGAAGGTTCAGGATGAAGGAACGAGAAGAAATGTGGCAGAAGATAGAGGAGTTGGCTCGACTGAACCCCCAG TACCCCATGTATTATGCACCTCTACCCTTGCCTTCTGTGTGCTGTATGGAAACGGAGACCCCGACTGCAGAGGATATACAGCTACTGAAGAAAACGGTGGAGACTGAGGCCGTGCAG ATGCTGAAAGACATTAAGAAGGACAAAGTTTTGCTGCGCCGGAAGTCTGAGCTTCCGCAGGACGTCTACACTATAAAAGCTTTGGAGGCCCACAAGAGAGCAGAAGAGTTTCTCACCTCAAGCCAGGAGGCTCTCTGA
- the PPP2R5D gene encoding serine/threonine-protein phosphatase 2A 56 kDa regulatory subunit delta isoform isoform X2 produces MLPVGEVRPHPPPGPAAPSAAGESPKSTKSTTKPGSSSSSSSSSSSSGKDGGAENSEEAQQPQQQPQQPQQQPQQQPTSNKRPSNSAPPPTQLNKIKYSGGPQIVKKERRHSSSRFNLSKNRELQKLPALKDAPPHEREELFIQKLRQCCVLFDFISDPLSDLKFKEVKRAGLNEMVEYITHNRDVVTEAIYPEAVIMFSVNLFRTLPPSSNPTGAEFDPEEDEPTLEAAWPHLQLVYEFFLRFLESPDFQPNVAKKYIDQKFVLSLLDLFDSEDPRERDFLKTILHRIYGKFLGLRAYVRRQINNIFYRFIYETEHHNGIAELLEILGSIINGFALPLKEEHKMFLIRVLLPLHKVKSLSVYHPQLAYCVVQFLEKDSSLTEPVIVGLLKFWPKTHSPKEVMFLNELEEILDVIEPSEFVKVMEPLFRQLAKCVSSPHFQVAERALYYWNNEYIMSLISDNAAKILPIMFPALYKNSKSHWNKTIHGLIYNALKLFMEMNQKLFDDCTQQYKAEKQKGRFRMKEREEMWQKIEELARLNPQYPMYYAPLPLPSVCCMETETPTAEDIQLLKKTVETEAVQMLKDIKKDKVLLRRKSELPQDVYTIKALEAHKRAEEFLTSSQEAL; encoded by the exons ATGCTCCCGGTGGGGGAGGTACGGCCGCACCCACCTCCTGGCCCCGCTGCTCCCTCCGCCGCCGGG GAGTCTCCAAAGTCTACCAAAAGCACCACaaagcctggcagcagcagcagcagcagcagcagcagcagcagtagcgGGAAGGATGGTGGGGCAGAGAATTCAGAAGAG gcccagcagcctcagcagcagcctcagcagccacagcagcagccacaacAGCAGCCAACGTCAAATAAGCGGCCCAGTAACAGCGCTCCCCCTCCAACCCAGCTGAATAAAATCAAGTACTCAGGGGGACCCCAGATTGTGAAGAAGGAGCGCCGTCACAGCTCTTCCCGTTTCAATCTGAGCAAAAACCGGGAACTGCAGAAACTCCCAGCCCTCAAAG ATGCTCCTCCACATGAACGAGAAGAGCTTTTCATCCAGAAGCTGCGGCAGTGCTGTGTTCTTTTTGACTTCATCTCTGACCCTCTCAGTGACTTGAAGTTCAAGGAGGTGAAGCGAGCAGGTCTCAATGAGATGGTGGAATACATCACACACAACCGTGATGTTGTCACCGAGGCCATCTATCCTGAAGCTGTTATCATG TTTTCAGTGAACCTCTTCCGGACACTCCCACCATCGTCCAATCCCACAGGAGCAGAATTTGACCCTGAAGAAGATGAGCCTACATTAGAGGCTGCCTGGCCACACCTTCAG CTGGTGTATGAGTTCTTCCTCAGGTTCCTCGAGTCACCTGACTTTCAACCAAATGTAGCCAAGAAATACATTGACCAGAAGTTTGTGCTATCT ctgctggatCTCTTTGATAGTGAAGACCCCAGAGAACGAGACTTCCTAAAAACTATTCTGCACAGGATCTATGGGAAGTTCCTGGGTCTGAGAGCATATGTGAGGAGGCAGATcaataatatattttacag GTTCATCTATGAAACAGAGCACCACAATGGGATTGCAGAGCTACTGGAGATCCTGGGAAG CATAATCAATGGGTTTGCTTTGCCTCTGAAGGAAGAGCACAAGATGTTCCTCATCAGAGTCTTGTTACCACTGCACAAAGTGAAGTCTCTCAGTGTGTACCATCCACAG ctGGCATACTGTGTTGTACAGTTCTTGGAGAAAGACAGCAGCTTGACAGAGCCA GTGATTGTGGGCTTGCTGAAGTTCTGGCCGAAAACTCACAGTCCCAAAGAGGTGATGTTTTTAAATGAGCTGGAGGAGATCCTGGACGTGATCGAGCCATCTGAGTTTGTGAAAGTTATGGAGCCCTTGTTCAGGCAGTTGGCCAAATGTGTCTCCAGCCCACACTTCCAGGTAG CAGAGCGAGCACTGTACTATTGGAACAATGAATATATCATGAGCCTGATCAGCGATAATGCAGCCAAAATCCTCCCAATCATGTTTCCAGCACTCTACAAGAACTCCAAGAGTCACTGGAACAA GACAATTCACGGGCTCATCTACAATGCACTGAAGCTCTTCATGGAGATGAACCAAAAGCTTTTTGATGACTGCACACAGCAATACaaggcagagaagcagaa GGGAAGGTTCAGGATGAAGGAACGAGAAGAAATGTGGCAGAAGATAGAGGAGTTGGCTCGACTGAACCCCCAG TACCCCATGTATTATGCACCTCTACCCTTGCCTTCTGTGTGCTGTATGGAAACGGAGACCCCGACTGCAGAGGATATACAGCTACTGAAGAAAACGGTGGAGACTGAGGCCGTGCAG ATGCTGAAAGACATTAAGAAGGACAAAGTTTTGCTGCGCCGGAAGTCTGAGCTTCCGCAGGACGTCTACACTATAAAAGCTTTGGAGGCCCACAAGAGAGCAGAAGAGTTTCTCACCTCAAGCCAGGAGGCTCTCTGA